The Plectropomus leopardus isolate mb chromosome 7, YSFRI_Pleo_2.0, whole genome shotgun sequence genome window below encodes:
- the nradd gene encoding tumor necrosis factor receptor superfamily member 16, whose amino-acid sequence MRILETADMRPFVICALLLLKVTLGDACASSQFTESGQCCSLCPAGFGVEVECGKEDTKCTPCPQGTFSSFESLGPCRPCGRCPRSVPTVASCSATQDTQCECDNGFFFLSSHNLCAPCSKCTRGEGVTRECGPQGDTQCQVCGPGTFSEEHPSTKPCQTCTQCSDSEVEIRHCMPNSDTLCMDKKLHILSRPAQGGSDAPRWPVVDEGIEEGQTSPAPGTNKFTPQDEGGSNNILAYVSVLAAVVLGLLLYVAYKCWRSCKQKKALSKARAAELGASPEGEKLQSDSGVFLDSHSLQDNQPSKGTKRDSKLDNRLYVNLPPHRQEEVERLLQEGGGRGWRQLGAALGYEPEQLDLFGRGEAPAHTLLSNWAQKEGSSLGVLCSALARIERPDVVAALNSPTQGVSLV is encoded by the exons ATGAGGATTTTGGAGACTGCAGACATGAGACCGTTTGTCATCTGCGCGCTTCTGCTGTTAAAA GTTACTCTTGGGGATGCCTGTGCCAGCAGCCAGTTCACTGAATCGGGGCAGTGTTGCAGTTTGTGTCCCGCTGGCTTTGGAGTGGAGGTAGAGTGCGGGAAAGAGGATACCAAGTGCACACCATGCCCACAGG GAACGTTTTCGTCATTTGAAAGCCTCGGCCCCTGCCGTCCCTGTGGCAGGTGCCCACGTAGCGTTCCTACGGTGGCCTCTTGCTCTGCCACTCAAGACACACAATGTGAGTGTGACAATGGCTTCTTCTTTTTGAGCAGTCATAACCTCTGTGCGCCTTGCTCCAAATGCACTCGTGGCGAGGGTGTTACACGGGAGTGTGGCCCACAGGGAGACACGCAGTGCCAGGTCTGTGGCCCGGGAACATTTTCTGAGGAGCATCCTAGCACCAAACCCTGCCAGACCTGCACCCAGTGTTCTGACAGCGAGGTGGAGATCCGGCACTGCATGCCCAACTCTGACACACTCTGCATGG ATAAGAAGCTGCACATCCTGTCTCGTCCTGCTCAGGGTGGGTCTGATGCTCCCCGCTGGCCAGTTGTTGATGAGGGGATAGAGGAAGGGCAGACCAGTCCTGCTCCTGGAACAAACAAGTTTACCCCGCAGGACGAGGGAGGCAGCAACAATATTCTGGCTTATGTGTCTGTTTTGGCTGCCGTGGTGCTGGGTTTGCTTCTTTATGTGGCTTATAAATG CTGGAGATCATGTAAACAGAAGAAGGCTCTTTCTAAGGCCCGAGCAGCTGAGTTGGGAGCATCTCCAGAGGGAGAGAAGCTTCAGAGCGACAGCGGTGTTTTTCTGGACTCTCACAGCCTACAAGACAACCAGCCAAGCAAAG GCACAAAGAGGGACAGCAAGTTGGACAACCGTCTGTACGTCAACCTGCCCCCCCACaggcaggaggaggtggagcgCCTCCTGCAGGAGGGAGGGGGCCGGGGGTGGAGGCAGCTGGGCGCAGCACTGGGTTATGAGCCTGAACAGCTGGACCTGTTTGGGCGTGGCGAGGCCCCCGCTCACACGCTCCTCTCTAACTGGGCCCAGAAAGAAGGCTCCAGTCTGGGAGTGCTGTGTTCTGCACTGGCCCGCATTGAGAGGCCAGACGTGGTGGCGGCTCTTAACTCCCCCACGCAGGGTGTTTCTTTGGTCTGA